Genomic DNA from Theobroma cacao cultivar B97-61/B2 chromosome 3, Criollo_cocoa_genome_V2, whole genome shotgun sequence:
ttttatatgaGATGGATAAGGAAACGTTTATCTGGTTGGGATTATTAAACACGTGGCAGATAAAGGAAGCagtgaagaaaatagaagacCACTACCCAGTAGCAATTAGTGCTTAAAATATTGAAGAGATTaatgacaaaaagaaaagaaagtaacTTTTTTTCACAAGAGTAAGAAGTATGCATTCAGAGTGAGCCTGATAAGAAcatgaataaaaaaagttcaacCAAAACATTTTCCCTAAATTTCAATAGAGAAAACAATTTATGTGAATCATAAGATAATGTACTTTTGGGACACTTACaacaaagagaagaagaaaaatacaGCAACAAAACAGTTCTATTCACTACATTGTACGCAACTAAACAGCCAAGTGTCATTATAAGGTAAAAATGAACCGTTAACTTCTCCATTTGCTGTCTTCATGTTTACTTAATCTATTTCTCAAAAGTAGGTAGCTCTAACCCTTATGTAATCACAAGGGCCTAAGCATTTATCTTTGGAAGGCAAGAAGAAAGGTACTTCTCTTGATATACaaaaaattacttaattaacaaaattacaATAAAGCCTAGCAGAATTTTCTTCacagaaaatttaaaaaaaaagaaaacgaaaAAGGACTTGCATATTCAAAAGTATTCACACGGAAAACAATGAAACAAATCTCCAACCTGGTATTAGTTAATTCAGCCGCAGCAAGATGAACACCAGCACCATATTTGTGTGGAATTTTGGACAGCTTAGAATGCCCAACCCCATGCATCCTGATGGTAGGCAGTGCAGCTTTTGACGAAGCAAGCCAAGCATATTGAACATTCGCACTCCCCCGATACTTCTTCACAATTTGAACCTGCTTCTGGAAACACTCAAATCGGTATTGCTTTGATGCACCGAAGCAGGTTTCCACATCAAGAATATCCACACCTCCACAAGGGTGCATACCCTTACGAAACATCTTCTCAACCAACTGTTCATCCAACTCTACACCTGCAAACTCCTTTTCAGGTACTAAGTTTCTCCTATCCTCCAAAGCTTTGCTGGGTTTTGCATCAGCATTCCTGTCACAACTATCCTCAACTTCTACAGCACAATGGCTGGATGCAGGTTTCTGAGCAATTTGAAAATGTCTATCGAAAGAACTTGACTCCCCACTACATTCCTTCAACTTTGATTGCTCAACGCCATTAATGTCAATCTCAAGCTGTAGCTTGATCTCAGGGGGGGCATACGATTCActaaaaatggattctttatcattctcaaattcatGCTCACAGCACTGGTATGGCCCGTCCTCACCAGCAAATGTTTCTGGGAAGAAACAGCCATCTGCTTCATCAATCCAAGCAATTGGTTGTTTCAAGCCAGTTTTACAATCCAgtcgaaacatatgcaaaaaATCAAGCACAAAAGATTGACCATCTTTCTCAAGCTGAATAGCTGGCATCTTTGCGTCAAGATCTTTCCTAATTGAGGAAATGAGATCCTTGGGAAAATTGTTCCAttcaccattttcaaagaaCATTAGGCGCTTTGGAACGCCTGTTTTCCTAAAATTGGAATAGCAAAGCAGCAAAGATCTTTTGGAAGGATAACCACAACTCACAACTTTGCCATTGCAATCCTCTAGTCTCCTCCGCTTGCCATGTTTCTGGGATGGTAAACTCAAACTGGGCAATTGTGGTAATACCACATGCGAAGCTCCAGGAAAATATGTTGCTTGCTGCACTGCCCGTTTTCTCTTCATGCCATGAAGAACCCCAGGTTGACTATCCAATACCATGGCGTTCTGTGCTTCCATTTCTACCTAGATCAATCCCTATCGACAACTTTAAAACCCAAACTTCTAGCGTAAAAGCGAATATTAAATCCAGCCACTACCAAACTGAAAGAAACTGTCCCCTAAAAGTTGACAAGCAAATCCtgtaaggaaaaaaaaaagaagtcagGACATTAATAGACACAGATATCAGTTAAACATAACTAACAAAACTTCAGACTTAACAGAACCAACCAGTCAAACAAGTGGCTCAAAGCATATCAAACCAAACGTATTAGAATTACCGTGCAGTAAGAGGAATGCATACCTAGAACTGCAGTTAGTGTCGATCCTGTACATGTTCATGTTGCACATgttcctcttcttttttttacaaGGTTAATTCCGGAAGAGAAAGCCACTTCCTTATTTACCCTACAGCATTAAGTAGCCCTGCCTTCTATTGCATCAAATAACAGCACCTAAAAATATTGTGGcaaacaaatttcaaaattatggtTCAACAATTCGTtggattctttttttctttaatacgttcaaatgaataaaaaatgtacagatttctttaattttttccccttttctttctttccttcttttgaGTTTCTGAGCAACAAATTTTACAGATCAAACGCCACGTTGACCTTCATTAATCACACGAATTTTCACTAAAACCACAAAATTTACTCGGATCTGagtaaatattattaatcaCATAAATCTTGAGACACCAAACAGCGTTGACctgaaaaaaatgaacaaaatttttttaaaaaaaaaata
This window encodes:
- the LOC18606818 gene encoding inactive poly [ADP-ribose] polymerase RCD1 isoform X2, which translates into the protein MEAQNAMVLDSQPGVLHGMKRKRAVQQATYFPGASHVVLPQLPSLSLPSQKHGKRRRLEDCNGKVVSCGYPSKRSLLLCYSNFRKTGVPKRLMFFENGEWNNFPKDLISSIRKDLDAKMPAIQLEKDGQSFVLDFLHMFRLDCKTGLKQPIAWIDEADGCFFPETFAGEDGPYQCCEHEFENDKESIFSESYAPPEIKLQLEIDINGVEQSKLKECSGESSSFDRHFQIAQKPASSHCAVEVEDSCDRNADAKPSKALEDRRNLVPEKEFAGVELDEQLVEKMFRKGMHPCGGVDILDVETCFGASKQYRFECFQKQVQIVKKYRGSANVQYAWLASSKAALPTIRMHGVGHSKLSKIPHKYGAGVHLAAAELTNTSAKYCDVDENGIQYMVFCRVIMGKMERLSPGSTQDLPSSEDVDSGVDDLQHPKYYIIWDMNINTHIYPEFVVSFKLSSIAKGVTASSQALQGRFPVVPSAGELGSINHQTSDSGGSQENDPSLGSNTSKTPKSPWMPFPMLFAAISTKIPRVDMDQVTNHYELFRAKKISRDAFVKKLRFLVGDDLLRSTITSLQCKIPSRQDLQVVKQNMKGPGSR
- the LOC18606818 gene encoding inactive poly [ADP-ribose] polymerase RCD1 isoform X1, which produces MEAQNAMVLDSQPGVLHGMKRKRAVQQATYFPGASHVVLPQLPSLSLPSQKHGKRRRLEDCNGKVVSCGYPSKRSLLLCYSNFRKTGVPKRLMFFENGEWNNFPKDLISSIRKDLDAKMPAIQLEKDGQSFVLDFLHMFRLDCKTGLKQPIAWIDEADGCFFPETFAGEDGPYQCCEHEFENDKESIFSESYAPPEIKLQLEIDINGVEQSKLKECSGESSSFDRHFQIAQKPASSHCAVEVEDSCDRNADAKPSKALEDRRNLVPEKEFAGVELDEQLVEKMFRKGMHPCGGVDILDVETCFGASKQYRFECFQKQVQIVKKYRGSANVQYAWLASSKAALPTIRMHGVGHSKLSKIPHKYGAGVHLAAAELTNTSAKYCDVDENGIQYMVFCRVIMGKMERLSPGSTQDLPSSEDVDSGVDDLQHPKYYIIWDMNINTHIYPEFVVSFKLSSIAKGHLIGSETNNAVSGVTASSQALQGRFPVVPSAGELGSINHQTSDSGGSQENDPSLGSNTSKTPKSPWMPFPMLFAAISTKIPRVDMDQVTNHYELFRAKKISRDAFVKKLRFLVGDDLLRSTITSLQCKIPSRQDLQVVKQNMKGPGSR